A region from the Devosia lucknowensis genome encodes:
- the truB gene encoding tRNA pseudouridine(55) synthase TruB, with product MSQQKSKKRAISGWVVLNKPYDFTSTQAVGKVRWLLSAAKAGHAGTLDPLATGILPIALGEATKAVPQVQDGTKIYRFAIGWGRATTTDDTEGEVIATSDVRPEGSALEAVLPRFTGTIMQRPPAFSAIKVDGERAYDLARAGETVELAARPIEIDGISLVSHGPDESVLEVTCGKGTYVRSLARDIAEALGTVGHVTRLHRAAVGPFTDADAVTLEMLEAAEAGDARDALLRPVAAGLTDLHEIRLDAGQATAVSHGNPVLLTGAGAPVALDECWVSFKGKVLATGHVEFGQFKPGRVFNL from the coding sequence TTGAGCCAGCAGAAATCGAAAAAGCGCGCCATCTCCGGATGGGTCGTGCTCAACAAGCCCTATGACTTCACCTCGACGCAGGCCGTGGGCAAGGTGCGCTGGCTGCTTTCGGCGGCAAAGGCCGGCCATGCGGGCACGCTCGATCCGCTCGCCACCGGCATCCTGCCCATCGCCTTGGGCGAAGCCACCAAGGCCGTGCCGCAGGTTCAGGACGGCACCAAGATCTACCGCTTCGCCATTGGCTGGGGCCGGGCGACGACCACCGACGACACCGAAGGCGAGGTGATCGCGACATCCGACGTCCGTCCCGAAGGTTCGGCGCTCGAAGCCGTGCTGCCGCGGTTCACCGGCACGATCATGCAGCGGCCGCCCGCTTTTTCGGCGATCAAGGTGGATGGCGAACGCGCCTATGACCTGGCGCGCGCCGGGGAAACGGTGGAACTCGCCGCGCGCCCGATCGAGATCGACGGCATCTCGCTGGTTTCCCACGGCCCGGACGAGAGCGTGCTCGAGGTCACCTGCGGCAAGGGCACTTATGTGCGGTCGCTGGCGCGCGACATTGCCGAGGCGCTGGGGACAGTGGGACATGTCACCAGGCTGCACCGCGCCGCGGTCGGCCCATTCACCGATGCCGACGCGGTGACGCTCGAGATGCTGGAGGCGGCGGAGGCGGGGGACGCGCGCGATGCGCTGCTCCGGCCCGTTGCCGCAGGGCTGACCGACCTGCACGAAATCCGGCTCGACGCCGGGCAGGCCACTGCCGTCAGTCACGGCAATCCGGTGCTGCTCACCGGAGCGGGCGCCCCGGTGGCGCTGGACGAATGCTGGGTCAGCTTCAAGGGCAAGGTGCTGGCCACCGGCCATGTCGAATTCGGCCAGTTCAAGCCGGGCCGCGTTTTCAATCTCTAG
- a CDS encoding MFS transporter, producing MPLTHWRIAALFFIHALSVGAVQTRIPDLQLLNGLSEAQLGLVLMGQPLGGLPMFLVSSAIIERFGPRRVILWFLPVVVVTSALAGILLHPVALFALLALNGVGFSLTNIAINVEADRVEATSGDRIMNTCHGIWSMGFLATALLGVAMRGAGISPALHLGLLAPLLIAALLLIALPMPTSTARPHAGGPVRRLALPTLATLALVAFGLGAGLTEGASRAWAIIYLRDSFSVPAWIQSLALPALVAAMAVCRLGADRVLDRFGPVPTARVLAAIAIAGLALVVVAPNAGLGLFAFVMIGVGICVLYPLMLSAAARLGDRPASQNVAAVTMVFQLVNLGAPALIGVVAQGLGVRMAFAMLIPLLVLTFVMAGRLRPTQQPPG from the coding sequence ATGCCCTTGACCCACTGGCGCATCGCCGCGCTGTTTTTCATCCACGCGCTCTCCGTCGGCGCGGTGCAGACCCGCATCCCCGACCTCCAGTTGCTCAATGGGCTCTCGGAAGCCCAACTCGGCCTTGTGCTCATGGGCCAGCCCCTGGGTGGCCTGCCCATGTTTCTCGTTTCCAGCGCCATCATCGAGCGCTTCGGACCGCGCCGGGTCATCCTCTGGTTCCTGCCGGTGGTGGTCGTCACGTCGGCCCTGGCCGGCATCCTTCTCCATCCCGTCGCACTCTTCGCGCTGCTCGCACTCAACGGCGTCGGCTTCTCGCTCACCAATATCGCCATCAATGTCGAGGCCGACCGGGTCGAGGCCACATCGGGCGATCGCATCATGAATACCTGCCACGGCATCTGGAGCATGGGATTCCTGGCCACAGCCCTCCTCGGGGTGGCCATGCGCGGAGCCGGCATCAGTCCGGCCCTGCATCTGGGGCTCCTCGCGCCGCTCCTCATAGCGGCACTGCTGCTGATTGCCTTGCCCATGCCGACCAGCACGGCGCGTCCCCATGCGGGCGGACCGGTGCGCCGGCTGGCCCTGCCGACGCTGGCGACCCTGGCACTCGTGGCCTTCGGGCTGGGCGCGGGCCTCACCGAAGGCGCGTCACGCGCCTGGGCCATCATCTATCTGCGCGACAGTTTCAGTGTCCCGGCCTGGATACAGTCGCTGGCGCTGCCCGCACTGGTTGCGGCCATGGCGGTGTGCCGGCTGGGCGCCGACCGGGTTCTCGACCGCTTCGGGCCGGTGCCCACCGCCCGCGTCCTCGCCGCCATTGCCATAGCTGGGCTCGCGCTCGTGGTCGTCGCGCCCAATGCCGGGCTCGGGCTTTTCGCCTTCGTGATGATCGGCGTGGGTATCTGCGTGCTCTATCCGCTGATGCTGTCCGCGGCGGCGCGGTTGGGCGATCGTCCGGCATCGCAGAATGTCGCGGCGGTGACCATGGTGTTCCAGCTGGTCAATCTGGGCGCGCCAGCGCTGATCGGGGTCGTGGCACAGGGCCTGGGCGTGCGCATGGCCTTTGCCATGCTCATTCCGCTCCTGGTGCTGACCTTCGTCATGGCCGGGCGATTGCGCCCTACCCAGCAGCCGCCGGGCTAG
- a CDS encoding MmcB family DNA repair protein yields the protein MAEDLPPIVDLRQSATALRVQRGVMRMLRERHDMACYAEVPLSNGRRADVLAVGPKGEIWIIEIKSSLIDFQVDRKWPEYREFSDRFFFAKPPELDGEIFPKSEGLIVADGHDGAILRDSPDTPLAPARRKALMLKLARMGADRIHVLMDPGPRL from the coding sequence ATGGCTGAGGATCTGCCGCCCATCGTCGACCTTCGCCAGTCGGCCACGGCCCTGCGCGTCCAGCGCGGGGTCATGCGGATGCTGCGCGAACGGCACGACATGGCCTGTTATGCCGAAGTCCCGCTCAGCAACGGGCGGCGTGCCGACGTGCTGGCTGTGGGCCCCAAGGGGGAGATCTGGATCATTGAGATCAAGTCGAGCCTCATAGACTTCCAGGTCGATCGCAAATGGCCAGAATACCGCGAATTTTCCGACAGGTTCTTTTTTGCCAAGCCACCCGAACTCGATGGCGAAATCTTTCCCAAGAGCGAAGGCCTGATCGTCGCCGATGGTCATGATGGCGCCATTCTGCGCGATAGTCCCGACACGCCTCTCGCACCGGCCCGCCGCAAGGCGCTGATGCTCAAGCTCGCCCGCATGGGTGCCGATCGTATCCACGTGCTGATGGATCCCGGCCCCCGCCTCTGA
- a CDS encoding MFS transporter codes for MIAAQHRIYACFFFFAVTTGALMARLPDIQAHLDVSKGQLGLTMIGMSIGSLISLTFGAPIIERLGFRTTAFFTTLGPALLFAAIPWLPSAPAMFALLFVVGLLAGALEINLNVEIDRLETHTGKRFMNRAHGFWSVGFFFTALFGAMIRQSGITAAVHMGVVALVVVLIGGYLIYGATSAPRPAAAPGADEHRIAFPNLGLLPLCLIGFAAFLVEGAGIDWSAIYMGEVFSVEPFVGGMGLTLFAFFMAVMRLTADPIVSRYGPRTVAMGMLGLASVGALLVGIAPMPEVALLGFALMGAGCSAVYPLAVSAAAQRTDRPAAVNVAALGQVSFVVFFLAPPLLGFVAELIDIRASYLICLPLLLAGLWASSFALGTRKVETPLHLPPEPLGPNG; via the coding sequence ATGATCGCCGCACAGCACCGCATCTACGCCTGTTTCTTCTTCTTTGCGGTCACCACGGGTGCGCTGATGGCGCGCCTGCCCGATATCCAGGCCCATCTCGATGTCAGCAAGGGCCAGCTCGGCCTCACCATGATCGGCATGTCGATCGGCTCGCTGATCTCGCTGACCTTCGGCGCGCCGATCATCGAGCGCCTGGGCTTCCGCACCACCGCCTTCTTTACCACGCTCGGCCCGGCGCTGCTGTTCGCCGCCATTCCCTGGCTGCCGTCGGCCCCGGCCATGTTCGCGCTGCTGTTCGTCGTTGGCCTGCTGGCCGGGGCGCTCGAGATCAATCTCAATGTCGAGATCGATCGTCTCGAAACCCACACCGGCAAGCGCTTCATGAACCGCGCCCACGGCTTCTGGAGCGTCGGCTTCTTCTTCACGGCGCTGTTCGGCGCCATGATCCGTCAGTCCGGCATCACCGCTGCGGTCCATATGGGCGTCGTCGCGCTGGTCGTGGTGCTGATCGGGGGTTATCTGATCTATGGCGCGACCTCGGCACCCCGGCCCGCTGCCGCGCCCGGCGCCGATGAGCATCGCATCGCCTTCCCCAATCTCGGTCTGTTGCCGCTCTGCCTGATCGGTTTTGCCGCCTTCCTCGTCGAGGGTGCGGGCATCGACTGGTCGGCAATCTATATGGGCGAGGTGTTCTCGGTGGAGCCCTTTGTCGGCGGCATGGGCCTGACGCTCTTTGCCTTCTTCATGGCCGTGATGCGCCTCACGGCCGATCCCATCGTGTCGCGCTACGGTCCCCGCACCGTGGCCATGGGCATGCTGGGCCTCGCCAGCGTCGGCGCGCTGCTCGTCGGCATCGCTCCCATGCCGGAAGTGGCTTTGTTGGGCTTCGCCCTCATGGGCGCAGGCTGCTCGGCGGTCTATCCGCTTGCGGTGTCCGCTGCCGCGCAGCGCACCGACCGGCCGGCAGCCGTCAACGTGGCGGCCCTCGGACAGGTCAGTTTCGTCGTCTTCTTCCTGGCGCCGCCGCTGCTCGGCTTCGTGGCCGAACTGATCGATATCCGCGCCTCCTACCTTATCTGCCTGCCATTGCTCCTGGCCGGTCTCTGGGCATCGAGCTTTGCCCTGGGGACCCGCAAGGTCGAAACGCCGCTCCACCTGCCGCCCGAGCCACTCGGACCCAATGGCTGA
- a CDS encoding MFS transporter, which translates to MRFGLSLPPHIKVFGAFFVYSFCMGSIFPRLPDIQDAMNVGEGALGLALIGSALGTLISLTFAGHFVEAIGYRRVLLVAIPLLSALYALASWASTPLAFFLLLVPVGLTIGCIEIIINVEADRVEHAIGRRIMSRAHAFWSLGFFAAGMVGSFIAQTGLEVHVHLMLMIPVVILATLLVLGQFQPAAHRAGTSTDEPPRFARPTLTIMALVAVCLSAMLMEGAGLDWSAIYMRNIFGAEPFWAGLAVATVAGSQGVARFFADGFVERYSPVMVARVLLTVLGAGVLLAFFAPYAWVAYLGFALIGAGSSALFPLAMSAAAQQTDRPAAINVAALAQFSFTAFLLGPPLLGYIGEHFGIQWVFGVGFPLVLLGLATAHVLAPRPQMREVTP; encoded by the coding sequence ATGCGATTCGGCCTTTCCCTGCCGCCCCACATCAAGGTCTTCGGGGCATTCTTCGTTTATTCCTTCTGCATGGGATCGATTTTCCCGCGCCTCCCCGACATTCAGGATGCCATGAATGTGGGTGAAGGCGCGTTGGGACTGGCGCTGATCGGCTCTGCCCTGGGCACGCTGATCTCGCTGACATTTGCCGGCCATTTCGTGGAAGCCATCGGCTATCGCCGCGTGCTGCTGGTGGCCATTCCGCTCTTGTCGGCATTGTACGCCCTCGCCAGCTGGGCCAGCACGCCGCTCGCATTCTTCCTGCTGCTCGTGCCGGTTGGCCTCACCATCGGCTGCATCGAGATCATCATCAATGTCGAGGCCGATCGCGTCGAGCATGCCATCGGCCGGCGCATCATGAGCCGCGCCCATGCCTTCTGGAGCCTGGGTTTCTTCGCCGCCGGCATGGTCGGCTCCTTCATCGCCCAGACCGGGCTCGAAGTGCATGTCCACCTGATGCTGATGATCCCCGTCGTCATCCTCGCCACGCTCCTGGTGCTCGGCCAGTTCCAGCCCGCGGCCCATCGCGCCGGAACCAGCACCGACGAGCCGCCGCGCTTTGCCCGCCCCACGCTGACCATCATGGCGCTGGTGGCCGTGTGTCTCTCTGCCATGCTGATGGAAGGCGCGGGGCTCGACTGGTCGGCCATCTACATGCGCAACATCTTCGGCGCCGAACCCTTCTGGGCGGGCCTGGCCGTGGCCACCGTCGCCGGATCGCAGGGCGTGGCGCGCTTTTTTGCCGACGGGTTCGTCGAGCGCTACAGCCCGGTCATGGTGGCCCGCGTGCTGCTCACCGTGCTGGGCGCGGGCGTGCTGCTCGCGTTTTTTGCGCCCTATGCCTGGGTGGCCTATCTCGGCTTTGCGCTGATCGGCGCCGGTTCGTCGGCGCTCTTCCCGCTGGCCATGTCCGCAGCCGCGCAGCAGACCGACCGTCCGGCTGCCATAAACGTCGCGGCGCTGGCGCAGTTCTCGTTCACCGCCTTCCTGCTGGGGCCGCCACTGCTGGGCTATATCGGCGAACATTTCGGCATCCAGTGGGTGTTCGGCGTCGGCTTCCCGCTGGTGCTGCTCGGTCTCGCGACCGCCCATGTGCTGGCGCCCAGGCCGCAGATGCGTGAGGTCACGCCATGA
- a CDS encoding LysR family transcriptional regulator translates to MEFSWDDLRLFLDVARLGGLSAATQTTGLSAATLGRRVTALEQQVGERLFVRSQTGYRLTPSGEELLVRAEEVEAAMLSLKRWKDGAIGERVVRVSAGPWTSAFLARNIAAIWTAADRFALELVTANNKVDIGRRHADIGIRNQRPTEQWLAGRLAGKVAYALYARPELVSGVAAGYFVGVAGEGNQTHSARWLHARHADRIATRGNDAMSVLELVAAGAGISVFPCFVGDSDPRVARMAGPIAELETDQWLVSHHEERHTPAVRTVADRIGDLMQAHAPLFRGEGMPSAKTV, encoded by the coding sequence ATGGAATTCTCCTGGGACGACCTGAGGCTCTTTCTGGACGTGGCGCGGCTGGGCGGGCTCAGTGCCGCAACCCAGACCACCGGGCTTTCGGCGGCCACGCTGGGCCGCCGCGTTACCGCGCTCGAGCAGCAGGTCGGCGAGCGGCTTTTCGTGCGCAGCCAGACCGGCTATCGCCTGACCCCATCGGGCGAGGAGCTGTTGGTGCGGGCCGAGGAAGTCGAGGCGGCCATGCTTTCGCTCAAGCGCTGGAAGGACGGCGCCATCGGCGAACGCGTGGTGCGCGTCTCCGCCGGTCCCTGGACCTCGGCCTTTCTCGCCCGCAACATCGCCGCGATCTGGACTGCGGCCGATCGCTTCGCGCTCGAACTCGTCACCGCCAATAACAAGGTCGATATCGGCCGTCGTCACGCCGATATCGGCATCCGCAACCAGCGTCCGACCGAGCAGTGGCTGGCGGGGCGTCTCGCCGGCAAGGTCGCCTATGCGCTCTATGCCCGTCCCGAACTGGTGAGCGGCGTCGCCGCCGGCTATTTCGTGGGCGTGGCGGGCGAAGGGAACCAGACCCATTCGGCCCGCTGGCTCCATGCCCGCCATGCCGACCGCATCGCCACGCGCGGCAACGATGCCATGAGCGTTCTCGAATTGGTCGCCGCGGGCGCCGGCATCTCGGTTTTCCCGTGTTTCGTCGGCGACAGCGATCCGCGCGTCGCGCGCATGGCCGGGCCCATTGCCGAACTCGAGACCGATCAATGGCTGGTCAGCCACCACGAGGAGCGCCACACGCCGGCGGTGCGCACCGTGGCCGACCGCATCGGCGATTTGATGCAGGCCCATGCGCCGCTGTTCCGGGGCGAGGGCATGCCCTCGGCAAAGACCGTGTGA
- a CDS encoding DUF1127 domain-containing protein has translation MYKHLTRRLHDWHMRNVTRRKLSMLDSRILADMGIERDQIGDFVARLSPPHAKG, from the coding sequence ATGTACAAGCACCTGACCCGCCGCCTGCACGACTGGCACATGCGCAATGTCACGCGCCGCAAGCTGTCGATGCTGGACAGCCGCATCCTGGCCGATATGGGGATCGAGCGCGATCAGATCGGCGACTTTGTCGCGCGTCTGAGCCCACCGCATGCCAAGGGGTGA
- a CDS encoding septal ring lytic transglycosylase RlpA family protein — MFKKAVIAAASVAALLSLSSAAYAQCGGASWYGPGFNGKVAASGEVFNQNAMTAAHRTLPFGTKVEVTDQRTGKSVEVTINDRGPFHGKRIIDLSKGAAAALGFQNRGVTSVCIAQK, encoded by the coding sequence TTGTTTAAGAAAGCCGTTATCGCCGCCGCATCCGTTGCAGCTCTCCTTTCCCTCTCCTCTGCAGCCTATGCCCAGTGTGGTGGCGCTTCCTGGTACGGACCTGGATTTAACGGCAAAGTTGCCGCCTCCGGTGAAGTGTTCAACCAGAACGCCATGACCGCGGCGCACCGGACCCTTCCCTTCGGAACCAAGGTCGAAGTCACCGACCAGCGCACCGGCAAGTCTGTCGAGGTCACCATAAACGATCGTGGCCCCTTCCATGGCAAGCGCATCATCGATCTGTCCAAGGGCGCCGCGGCGGCCCTGGGCTTTCAGAACCGGGGCGTGACCTCGGTGTGCATCGCACAGAAATAA
- a CDS encoding peroxiredoxin: MAILIGDTAPDFTLESTEGTIHFHDYIDGSWAVLFSHPKNFTPVCTTELGYTAKLKDEFAKRGVKVLGLSVDKLEDHAGWARDIEETQGSALNFPLLADTQGEVARKYDMIHPNADNTLTVRSLFVIGPDKKVKLKIEYPASTGRNFDEIIRVIDSLQLTAKHQVATPVNWKQGEDVIIVPAVTNEAAKAKYPEGWKELKPYLRIVPQPRG, translated from the coding sequence ATGGCCATCCTGATCGGCGACACCGCCCCGGACTTCACCCTCGAATCCACCGAGGGCACCATCCACTTCCACGACTATATCGATGGATCCTGGGCCGTGCTGTTCAGCCACCCCAAGAATTTCACCCCGGTCTGCACCACCGAGCTCGGCTATACCGCCAAGCTCAAGGACGAATTCGCCAAGCGTGGCGTCAAAGTCCTGGGCCTGTCGGTCGACAAGCTCGAGGATCACGCCGGCTGGGCCCGCGATATCGAGGAAACCCAGGGCTCGGCCCTCAACTTCCCGCTGCTCGCCGATACCCAGGGCGAAGTGGCGCGCAAATACGACATGATCCATCCCAATGCCGACAACACGCTGACCGTGCGGTCGCTGTTCGTCATCGGACCGGACAAGAAGGTGAAGCTCAAGATCGAATATCCGGCCTCAACCGGCCGCAACTTCGACGAGATCATCCGCGTCATCGACAGCCTGCAGCTGACCGCCAAGCATCAGGTGGCGACACCCGTCAACTGGAAGCAGGGCGAGGACGTAATCATCGTTCCCGCCGTCACCAATGAAGCGGCCAAGGCGAAGTATCCCGAAGGTTGGAAGGAACTGAAGCCCTATCTGCGCATTGTTCCTCAACCGCGTGGCTGA
- a CDS encoding CreA family protein gives MHAFARLAVVAIAAVSLAACGNRNEVGSVGVDWTGNDISIEAVADPDVDGVVCHLAFFNRSFIDRVSQGNWFEDPSYSALDCSIVGPVTVGDIATRAGGEEIFQQGRSLIWKSLRVTRIYDAANNSLIYLAHARQVQQGSGKMSLSVVPLNGADVTWDNGAPTAQPMQGSVMVQ, from the coding sequence ATGCACGCATTCGCCCGCCTCGCCGTCGTCGCCATCGCGGCCGTTTCGCTGGCCGCCTGCGGCAATCGCAACGAAGTGGGCAGCGTCGGGGTGGACTGGACCGGCAACGACATTTCCATCGAGGCGGTGGCGGATCCCGACGTGGACGGCGTCGTGTGTCACCTCGCTTTCTTCAACCGCTCCTTCATCGATCGCGTCAGCCAGGGCAACTGGTTCGAGGATCCCTCCTATTCGGCGCTGGACTGCTCGATCGTCGGGCCCGTGACGGTGGGCGATATAGCGACCCGTGCCGGCGGCGAGGAAATCTTCCAGCAGGGCCGCTCGCTGATCTGGAAGTCGCTGCGCGTCACCCGCATCTACGACGCCGCCAACAATTCGCTGATCTATCTGGCCCACGCCCGGCAGGTGCAGCAGGGGTCGGGCAAGATGAGCCTGTCGGTCGTGCCGCTCAATGGGGCCGACGTGACCTGGGACAATGGAGCGCCGACGGCGCAGCCCATGCAGGGCTCGGTGATGGTGCAGTAG
- a CDS encoding amino acid ABC transporter permease, translating into MTYRPRPPSLFARLPYWLLAIFLLFVLGLWAITSNQTYASIFQTLSGGVITTLWVTILAFVAATVLGLLVALARTSQVRVLREIATFYVEILRGIPILVFLFYIAFVAAPAMVAGFNWVMAPLIEVGWIAPATVRGFDFVWRAIFALTVCYSAFIAEIFRAGIEAVGRGQVEAARSLGLSRWHCFRHIVFPQALRTILPPLGNDFVSMVKDSALVSALGVQDITQLGKLSASSSFLFFETYNVVAFLYLTMTISLSLLLRWLERVMDRRVGR; encoded by the coding sequence ATGACCTATCGCCCCCGTCCGCCCTCGCTGTTCGCCCGGCTGCCCTACTGGTTGCTGGCCATTTTCCTGCTGTTCGTGCTCGGGCTCTGGGCCATCACCAGCAACCAGACTTACGCGTCGATCTTCCAGACGCTTTCGGGTGGCGTCATCACCACGCTCTGGGTCACCATACTCGCCTTCGTTGCCGCCACCGTGCTCGGACTGCTGGTGGCGCTGGCGCGCACCTCGCAGGTGCGGGTGCTGCGCGAAATCGCCACTTTCTACGTCGAAATCCTGCGCGGCATCCCCATCCTCGTCTTTCTCTTTTACATCGCCTTCGTGGCGGCTCCTGCCATGGTGGCCGGCTTCAACTGGGTGATGGCGCCGCTTATCGAGGTGGGCTGGATCGCCCCGGCGACGGTGCGCGGCTTCGATTTCGTGTGGCGCGCCATTTTCGCGCTGACCGTGTGCTATTCGGCCTTCATTGCCGAAATCTTCCGCGCCGGCATCGAGGCGGTGGGGCGCGGCCAGGTCGAGGCGGCCCGCTCGCTCGGGCTGTCGCGCTGGCATTGCTTTCGCCACATCGTCTTTCCCCAGGCCCTGCGCACCATCCTGCCGCCGCTGGGCAACGACTTCGTGTCCATGGTCAAGGATAGTGCCCTGGTTTCGGCGCTGGGCGTGCAGGACATCACCCAGCTCGGCAAGCTCTCGGCCTCGTCGAGTTTCCTGTTCTTCGAAACCTACAATGTCGTGGCCTTCCTTTATCTCACCATGACCATCTCGCTCTCGCTGCTGCTGCGCTGGCTGGAAAGGGTGATGGACCGGCGTGTGGGACGGTAG
- a CDS encoding substrate-binding periplasmic protein gives MIMKSALLAGAALLVAILPAAAQDLPNLEGRVIHAVTENAYYPLNFAGPDGQGIGLEYDVINEIAKRLNATVEWDLTAWDVMIESVRTGQFDVGADGITITAEREEQIDFTEPFITVEQYFLVRADEERITGPASFAENTDLLFGAQAGTSSFFTAVYDVLDGDEANPRIKTFDSFGAAVQALKAGDVDAVIADQAASAGYIGADPGAFKQAGDAIKSDPFGFILTPGSDLVEPFNAAIDQLRAEGWLDERINYWFFQYAAE, from the coding sequence ATGATCATGAAATCCGCCCTGCTTGCTGGCGCCGCGCTGCTTGTGGCGATCCTGCCGGCTGCCGCGCAGGACCTGCCCAATCTCGAAGGACGCGTCATCCACGCGGTCACCGAGAATGCCTATTATCCGCTCAATTTCGCTGGTCCGGACGGGCAGGGCATCGGTCTCGAATATGACGTGATCAACGAGATCGCCAAGCGTCTCAACGCCACCGTCGAATGGGACCTGACGGCCTGGGACGTGATGATCGAAAGCGTGCGCACCGGGCAGTTCGACGTGGGCGCCGACGGCATCACCATCACCGCCGAGCGCGAAGAGCAGATCGATTTCACCGAGCCCTTCATCACTGTCGAGCAGTATTTCCTGGTGCGCGCCGATGAAGAGCGCATCACCGGTCCCGCAAGCTTTGCCGAGAACACCGATCTCCTGTTCGGCGCCCAAGCCGGAACCTCATCGTTCTTCACCGCCGTCTATGACGTGCTGGATGGCGACGAAGCCAATCCGCGCATCAAGACCTTCGACAGCTTCGGCGCTGCCGTGCAGGCCCTCAAGGCCGGAGACGTCGATGCCGTGATCGCCGACCAGGCGGCCTCGGCGGGCTATATCGGTGCCGATCCCGGCGCCTTCAAGCAGGCCGGCGACGCCATCAAGTCCGACCCCTTCGGCTTCATCCTCACCCCGGGCTCCGATCTGGTCGAGCCCTTCAACGCCGCCATCGACCAGCTGCGCGCGGAAGGCTGGCTCGACGAGCGCATCAACTACTGGTTCTTCCAGTACGCAGCCGAGTGA
- a CDS encoding SelT/SelW/SelH family protein, whose translation MTERPRISIAYCTQCNWMLRAGWMAQELLSTFSTDLGQVTLIPGTGGIFAIHLDDVLIWERKRDGGFPDIRVLKQMVRDHIDPDRDLGHVDRVNLEQ comes from the coding sequence ATGACCGAGCGGCCGCGCATCAGCATCGCCTACTGCACGCAATGCAACTGGATGCTGCGCGCCGGCTGGATGGCGCAGGAACTGCTGTCCACCTTTTCCACCGACCTCGGGCAGGTAACGCTCATTCCGGGCACCGGCGGCATTTTCGCAATCCATCTCGACGATGTGTTGATCTGGGAGCGCAAGCGCGATGGCGGCTTCCCCGATATCCGCGTGCTCAAGCAGATGGTGCGCGACCACATCGATCCCGATCGCGATCTCGGGCATGTCGACCGGGTGAACCTGGAACAGTAG
- a CDS encoding Crp/Fnr family transcriptional regulator, which translates to MSDILDYCADLGEVRFKSGQVMLPEGERLGKLLVLIEGQVEVIRERTQVTHVDEPGSIFGEMAVLLDMPHSATVKALSEVRAYEIPDALTFLEAHPEMSLHIATMLARRLYYTTSYLVDLQQQAAGKRQDLDLVDQILASLVDPADTQKKRK; encoded by the coding sequence ATGTCGGACATTCTCGATTACTGTGCGGACCTGGGCGAAGTCCGGTTCAAATCCGGCCAGGTGATGCTGCCCGAGGGCGAGCGGCTGGGCAAACTCCTGGTGCTGATCGAAGGCCAGGTCGAGGTCATCCGCGAGCGCACCCAGGTGACCCATGTCGACGAGCCCGGCTCGATTTTCGGGGAAATGGCCGTGTTGCTCGACATGCCGCATTCGGCGACGGTCAAGGCGCTCTCCGAGGTTCGGGCCTATGAAATTCCCGATGCGCTGACCTTCCTCGAAGCCCATCCGGAGATGAGCCTTCACATCGCCACCATGCTCGCGCGCCGGCTCTACTACACGACCTCCTATCTCGTGGACTTGCAACAGCAGGCGGCCGGCAAGCGCCAAGACCTTGATCTCGTCGACCAGATCCTCGCCAGCCTCGTCGATCCCGCCGACACGCAGAAGAAGCGTAAATGA
- a CDS encoding DUF1236 domain-containing protein: protein MKKTLLASVAMISLTLGVPAMAQDAGVVNPDAGAAIGLTGGAAGGATIGFLAGGPIGAIIGGFAGAVIGAEAGIATSTVEYAGAHPVDPVVIQGNVNAGTVVPAGVTVYPVEGDPAYGYLYANGRVWIVDLASNTLVYSPGYVVSQSAADFAVANPIDPINAQGDVVVGYVLPDGTTVTPVPEDPYYGYVYIDGRPALVENSTRTVVWVQ from the coding sequence ATGAAGAAGACCCTTCTGGCCTCCGTGGCCATGATTTCGCTTACCCTCGGCGTGCCGGCAATGGCCCAGGATGCAGGCGTCGTGAACCCTGACGCCGGCGCCGCCATCGGCCTCACCGGCGGTGCTGCCGGCGGCGCGACCATCGGCTTTCTCGCTGGCGGCCCGATCGGCGCCATCATCGGAGGCTTTGCCGGCGCGGTGATCGGTGCGGAAGCCGGTATCGCCACCTCGACGGTGGAATATGCCGGTGCGCATCCGGTCGATCCGGTGGTCATCCAGGGCAACGTCAACGCCGGCACTGTCGTGCCCGCTGGCGTCACCGTCTATCCGGTGGAAGGTGATCCGGCCTATGGCTATCTCTATGCCAACGGCCGTGTCTGGATCGTCGATCTGGCCAGCAATACGCTCGTCTATTCGCCGGGCTATGTCGTGAGCCAGTCGGCTGCAGACTTTGCCGTCGCCAACCCCATCGACCCGATCAATGCCCAGGGCGACGTGGTCGTCGGCTACGTTCTGCCCGATGGCACGACCGTTACCCCGGTCCCCGAAGATCCGTACTATGGCTATGTCTATATCGACGGCCGTCCGGCTCTTGTCGAAAACAGCACGCGCACCGTGGTCTGGGTTCAGTAA